A portion of the Lolium rigidum isolate FL_2022 chromosome 1, APGP_CSIRO_Lrig_0.1, whole genome shotgun sequence genome contains these proteins:
- the LOC124668816 gene encoding superoxide dismutase [Cu-Zn], chloroplastic-like, whose amino-acid sequence MAAQSILFAAAAAQPAPLFQAPSSARPFHSLRIVSAPGGAAAAARALVVADATKKAVAVLKGTSEVEGVVTLTQEDDGPTSVSVRITGLTPGKHGFHLHQFGDTTNGCISTGPHFNPDGLTHGAPEDEVRHAGDLGNIVANAEGVAETTIVDSQIPLSGPNAVVGRAFVVHELEDDLGKGGHELSLSTGNAGGRLACGVVGLTPL is encoded by the exons ATGGCCGCCCAGAGCatcctcttcgccgccgccgccgcgcagccaGCGCCACTCTTCCAGGCTCCGTCCTCTGCCCGCCCTTTCCACTCGCTCCGCATCGTCTCCGcccccggaggcgccgccgcggcAGCCAGGGCGCTCGTCGTCGCCGACGCCACCAAGAAGGCCGTCGCCGTGCTCAAGGGCACCTCCGAGGTCGAGGGCGTCGTCACGCTCACCCAGGAGGACGACG GTCCTACGTCAGTGAGCGTCCGTATCACTGGACTTACTCCTGGAAAGCACGGCTTCCACCTC CATCAATTTGGTGACACAACTAACGGGTGCATATCGACAG GACCACATTTTAACCCAGATGGCCTGACACATGGTGCCCCAGAAGATGAAGTCCGTCACGCGGGTGACCTGGGAAACATTGTTGCCAATGCTGAAG GTGTGGCAGAGACAACCATTGTTGATAGCCAG ATTCCTTTGAGCGGTCCTAATGCCGTTGTTGGGAGAGCATTTGTTGTACATGAACTCGAGGATGACTTGGGGAAAG GGGGGCATGAGCTTAGTCTCAGTACCGGAAATGCCGGTGGAAGACTTGCATGTG GTGTTGTTGGCCTGACTCCGTTGTAa